A segment of the Curtobacterium sp. MCSS17_007 genome:
GACAGCGGCACGAACTGATCCCGCGCGCCGGACCGGCGCGACGGACGGACGCAACGCACCGGAGGCCCGGTGCCGGTTCTCGGAACCGGCACCGGGCCTCCGGTGCGTTGCCGACCAGCATCGCCGGCCAGCGCCACCGGTCGGCGCCGCCGGTCGGCGCCGACGGTCGGCGCCGACGACGACGGCTGGCGGGATCAGCCCTCGATCCGGTAGCCCAGACCGCGCACCGTGACCAAGATCTCCGGTGTGCTCGGGACGCGCTCGATCTTCGACCGGATGCGCTTGATGTGCACGTCGAGCGTCTTGGTGTCGCCGAAGTAGTCGGAGCCCCAGACCCGGTCGATGAGCTGCCCGCGCGTCAGCACGCGGCCGGCGTTGCGGAGGAGCAGCTCGAGCAGCTCGAACTCCTTGAGCGGCATCGGCGTCTCGGAGCCGTCCACCGACACCGTGTGGCGCTCGACGTCCATCCGGATCCCGCCGACCTGCAGGATGCCGCTGTCGCCGGGGTCCTCCTCGGTGCGGCGGCGCAGCACGGCACGCAGCCGGGCCAGGAGCTCCCTGGTCGAGTACGGCTTCGTGACGTAGTCGTCCGCCCCGAGCTCGAGCCCGACGACGATGTCCACCTCGGAGTCCTTCGCGGTGAGCATGATGATCGGCACGTTGGACCGGGTGCGGACCTGCCGGCACACCTCGGTGCCGCTGAGGCCCGGCAGCATGAGGTCGAGCAGGATCAGGTCGGGGTTCTCGGCGTCGAACTTCGACAGCGCGGTCACGCCGTCCGCGGCGACGGAGGTCTCGTACCCCTCGCGCTGCAGGAGGAACTCCAGGGGCTCGCTCAGGGCCGGCTCGTCGTCGACGATGAGGATCTTGGTCACGATGGCTGCTCTTCCAGTTGCTCTTCGAGTGCGGTGGTGAGTTCGGGATCCGCCTCCGGGAGACGGATCGTGAAGGTCGAGCCCTTGCCGGGCTGGGACCAGACGCGCACGTCGCCGCCGTGGTTGCCGACGACGTGCTTGACGATCGCGAGCCCGAGGCCGGTGCCGCCGGTCGCACGCGAGCGTGCGGGGTCGACGCGGTAGAACCGCTCGAACACGCGGTCGAGATCGGCCTCGGGGATGCCGACGCCCTGGTCGGTCACCGCGATCTCGACGAAGCCCTTGGTGGACCGGACGCCGACGCCGACGCGGGTGTGGTCCGGGGAGTACTTGACGGCGTTCGCGATGAGGTTCGACACCGCGACCTGCAGCAGCCCCGGGTCGCCCATGACCCGCAGCTTGGACCGCTTCGCCCGGACGATCTCGATCTCGCGGGCGCGGGCGACGACCTCGTTCGCGTCGACGGCCGCCTGCACGATCTTGTCGACCGAGGTCTCCTCGCTGTTCTCGAGGGTGTCGACCGACTGCAGCCGGGACAGCTCGATGATGTCCTTCGTCAGGGCGCCGAGCCGTTCGGACTCGGTGATGAGCTGCGTCGCGAACCGCTTCACGTGCTCGGGGTCGTCCGCCGCGAGCACGAGGGTCTCGGCGAGCAGGCCGATCGCCCCGATGGGGGTCTTCAGCTCGTGCGAGATGTTCGCCACGAAGTCGCGCCGGACCTCGTCGATGCGTCGGCTCTCGGTGAGGTCGTCGGCCGTGACGAGCACGTACCGGTTGCCGAGCTGTGCCGCGCGGAAGCTCAGGTAGCCCACCAGCTCGCCGCTGCGTCCCCGGGGCAGTTCGAGGTCGTCCGATGCCATCTCGCCGCTCTTCCGCACCCGGTCGACCAGCTCGACGAGCTCGTCGTGCACGAGCTTCCGGCGCACGACCAGTCCGACGGTGAGCGCCTGCGGCGAGGCGGCGACGACCGTGTTCGACGGGTCGACCACCACGGCCGGGTTGTGCATCGTCGCGATGACCGCGGCGACACCGTCGGGCAGCGTCCGTTCCGCGACGTCGGCCGCCCGGGCCGTGCGCTCCGCCGTGATGACCAGCACCACGACCCCCGCGCCGAAGACCCCGCCGAGGAGCATCGACAGTGGCACGAGCCACGCGTTGTCCATGCCGCCAGTGTAGGGATCGTCACGCGGGGTTCCGACGCCGTTCACCCCACCGAGGCGGGTTTCCGGGTCCGGATCGCGAGGTGTTCAGCCCCAGGTCACCGTTCGTTCACCTGGGCTGACGACACTCGTCCGGTACGCATCAGAGAGGCACATCCCCCATGCGCGAAGTCTTCCAGCAGGAGCTCCAGGACGTCCAGGAGCGTCTGACCGAGATCGCCGGGCTCGTCGAGTCCGCGATCACCCGTGCGACCCAGGCGTTCAGCGAGTCCGACGTCGCCCTCGCCGAGGAGGTGATCGCCGACGACGCCAAGATCGACGCCGCCGCGAACAGCCTCGACGAGATCGCGATCGACATCCTCGCCCGCCAGGCGCCGGTCGCCCGTGACCTCCGCGTCGTCGTGACCGCCCTGCGCGTCAGCTCCTCGCTCGAGCGCATGGGCGACATGGCCGAGCACATCGCCCAGCTCGCCCGGCAGCGCTTCCCCGAGAAGGTCGTGCCGAAGGGCCTGCGCGGCACGTTCAAGCAGATGGGCGCGCACGACGTGCAGATGGCCCAGAAGCTCACGCGCCTGCTCGCCTCCGAGGACATCGCCCTGGCCGCCGAGATCCGCGACGAGGACGACGCCGTCGACGAGCTCCACGCGAGCGTGTTCGACTTCGTGCTCGGTGAGACCTGGAAGGGCAACCCGATCGACACCGTCGACGCGACCCTGGCTTCCCGCTACCACGAGCGCTTCGCCGACCACGCGGTGTCGATCGCCAAGAAGGTCGAGTACCTGGCGACGGGTGACTGGGCCGGTGCGTCCTCGGTGACGACCTCCCCCGCCTGACCTCCGCGGGACGCGACCTGGGCGGTTGCTCGCAGCGCTGTACCGCTGCGGGCAACCGCCCTCGTCACGTTTTGCGAAGGGGTGCCGGGGACGGGAGGATCGTGGCATGGCTCAGGTCGCGATCGTCGTCAACGGGATGCCCGGTTCGGGCAAGAGCACGGTGGGCGCCGCCCTGGCCGAGGTGCTCGGCTGCCCCTTCCTGTCGAAGGACCGCATCAAGGAACCGCTGGCCGACGTGGTCGGCCCGATGATCGGCTCGCGCGAGCTCGGTGGCATCGCGATGGACACGATGTGGTCGATGGCGCGGGCCGTCGAGAACGGGGTCGTCCTCGACGCCGTCTGGCTGCCGTCCCGTGACCGCGACCGCCTGGAGGCCGGACTCACCTCCGCCGGGTCGCCCCGCGCCGTCGAGGTGTTCTGCCAGGTCGACCGGGTCACCGCCGCGGACCGGCTGCGCGACCGGTACGAGCCCGGTACGCTGCCCGTCCGGCACGAGGTGCACGGGGACCTGGCGGACGTGCTGGCGTTCTGGGACGAGCACGGGGACGCTGCAGCACCGGTCGGGCTGCCCGGCGTCCCCGTCGTGCGGGTCGACACCGCACGGCCCTACGACGTCGGGGCGCTCGTGCAGGAGATCGCCGACCACTTCGTCTGAGCTCGTCCGGAGCCGGGGCGCCGGGGCGCGAGAGCGCGAGTGGTCTGCGAAAGCGACAGTCCTCGCGGATCGGACGCCGGACGACTGTCGCTTTCGCAGAGTGGTCGTGGGGCGCGGCGGCGTGGACCGCGGCCCCCGCTGCCCCCTGCCCGGAGCCCGCGGTCCGGACACCCCCGGCACACGAACGCCCCGCCGGTGACCGGCGGGGCGTTCGTCGTCGTGCTGGTGCTACTTCTTGGCGCCCTGGGCGGCCACGGCCGCGGCACCGGCGGCGGCGGCCTCGGGGTCGAGGTAGTACGAGGGCTTCGTCGGACGGAAGTCGTCGTCGAGCTCGTACACGAGCGGGATGCCCGTCGGGATGTTCAGGCCCGCGATGTCGTCGTCCGAGATGCCGTCGAGGTGCTTCACGAGCGCGCGGAGCGAGTTGCCGTGCGCCGTGACGAGGACGGTCTTGCCAGCGCCCAGGTCCTTCGTGATGTCCGACTCCCAGTACGGCAGGAGGCGGTCGATGACGAGCTTCAGCGACTCGGTACGGGGCAGCTGGTCGCCGAGGTCGGCGTAGCGGCGGTCCCCGGCCTGCGACCACTCGGCGTCGTCGGCGATGGGGGGCGGCGGCACGTCGAACGAGCGACGCCACTCCATGAACTGCTGCTCGCCGTACTGCTCGAGCGTCTGGGCCTTGTCCTTGCCCTGCAGGTCGCCGTAGTGGCGCTCGTTGAGGCGCCAGTCGCGCTTGACCGGCAGCCAGGCCAGGTCGGCCTCGAGCAGGGCGATGTCGGCGGTCTGGATCGCGCGGGTCAGGAGCGACGTGTAGAGGACGTCCGGCACGATGCCCGACTCGGCGATGAGCTCGCCGGCGCGCTTCGCCTCCTTCTCGCCCAGCTCGCTGAGCCGGACGTCGACCCAACCGGTGAACAGGTTCTTCTGGTTCCAGTCACTGTTGCCGTGACGGAGCAGGACGAGCGTGGAGGTCATGCGGCCGAGTCTACCGAGCGCCGCGCCACCGTTCCGGGTACCCGTACCCTGGGAGCCATGCCCATCGGGAACGTCACGCGCGGGACCACCGGGTACAACCGGCTCCGCCGCGTCGACCGGTGGATCGCCGCGCTCCCCGCCCTCCGCCGCACCGACGACCCGCTCGTCGCCGACGTCGGGTACGGCGCCCGGCCGACGACGACCCTGGAGCTCCGCGACCGTCTGGCCCGGGTCCGTCCCGACGTCGAGGTCACCGGCATCGAGATCGAGCCGTCGCGCGTGGCGCTGGCGAACGCGGGCACCCGCGACGGTGTGACCTTCCGCCTCGGCGGGTTCGAGACGCCGACCCCGGGCGGCCGGCGGCCCGTCGTCATCCGCGCGTTCAACGTCCTGCGGCAGTACGACGAGTCGGCCGTGGTCGACTCGTGGCGGATCATGCAGGACCGCCTGCAGCCGGGCGGGGCACTCGTGGAGGGCACCTGCAACGAGGTCGGCCGCGTGGCGTCCTGGGTGACCCTCGACGACCACGAGCCGCACACGTTCACGGTCTCCCTGCGCGTCGCCGACCTCGAGCTGCCGAGCATCGTGGCGGAACGGCTGCCGAAGGCGTTGATCCACCGGAACGTCCCCGGGGAACGGGTGCACGCGTTCCTGCTCGACCTCGACCGCGCGTGGGCGGTCGCCGCACCCCTCGGCACGTACGGTCCTCGTCAGCGGTGGATCGCGACGGTGCAGGGCATGCGCGACCGGGGGTGGCCGGTGCTGCACGGGGTGACGCGCTGGCGCCTCGGCGAGCTCAGCGTCCCCTGGTCGGCCGTCGCCCCCGCGTGAGCACGGCTACGAGCGGCGGACCGCCCCGAGCCGCGGCAGCCGCGGGACGTTCGCCGTGGCTCCGGCCTCCGGCGGGACGATCGTCTCCTGCGCGGCGGTGACCACGACGTGGTCGACGCTCAGGGTCAGGGTCGCAGCGGGGTCGAGCGACCGCTTCACGACCGCGAGCCCGATCGGCCCGAGCTCGTGGTGGAGCGCCGACGCGGTGAGACGCCCGACGTCCTTGCCGTCCAGCTCGACCGGGGTGCCGGGCGCGGGCAGCACGCCGTCCGACCCGTCCAGGTGGAGCATCACGACGCGGCGGGGCGGGTGGCCGAGGTTGTGCACCTTGGCGACGGTCTCCTGCCCGCGGTAGCAGCCCTTCGACAGGTGCACGGCGGAGCGGAGCCAGTCGAGCTCGTGCGGGATGGTGCGCTCGTCGACGTCGGACAGCGCGGGGCGCCATGCGGCGATCCGCAGCGCCTCGAACGCGAGCAGCCCCGCGACCGGCGTGTCCGACGCGGCGATCGCGGCAGCGGTGTCCGGGGTGACCACGTCGATGCGGAGGGTCCAGTCGGAGGCGGGGTGGGCCTCCAGGGCGGCGTAGCCCCACCCGCCGGGCGTCACCGACGACCACGGGTCGACCCACTCGGCGGCCGCGTCGTCGGGCGCTGCCGGACCGTCGAACCGGCCGAGCGTGACGAGGTCGGCCGAGCGATCGGCGACCTCGACCCGGAGCATGAAGCGCATCGAGTCGAGCCAGGCCGCGAGCGGAACCGCGTCGACGGCCTCGGTGAGGAGCCACGTGACGTCGCCGTCGTCGACCACGCGTGCGGCGTGCTCGACGCGGCCGGACTGGTCGAGGACCAGCGTCTCGGTGCTGACGCCGGGCTCGAGCCCGGTGAGCAGCTGCGACGTGATCGAGTTGAGCCAGGACAGGCGGTCGGGCCCGCTGACCGTGACGACACCGAGGCCGAGCTCGACGACCGCGCGGCCGGAGGCGAGCGCCCGCTGCTCACCGACGGGGTTGCCGAAGTGGGCGGCGGGACCGGCCTCGGTCGCGACGAACCCGTCGCGGCCGGCGAAGACGGACATCAGTCGACCTTCGCGAGCTGCCCCGAGGCGTGCGAGGTGAGCTGCTGCCCGAGCGCGGCGATGTCCCACGCCCAGAACAGCTTGCCCTCGACCAGGCCGTACAGGCGGGTCGCCGCCGAGTAGTCCTTGGCGTTCGGCGAGCGCATCACCGCGTCGGTGGCGAGGTCGATGCGACCCTTCTTGACGCGGCCCACGTAGAGCTCGTTGACGCCCGTCGGGTGGATGATCGCGGCCTCGACGTCGAAGCCGTCGGTGTTGTTGCGGAGCGTCTCGACGCTCTCCACCGTGCTGAACGGGGTCGGTCCGTCTCCCAGGAGCATCGCCGGACCGCGGTCGCCGGGCTCGTTCGGCCGGTCGATGCGCCAGTAGCCCATCTCGGCGGCGAGGGGGGTGCGCTCGTCGTCGAGCAGCCACGTCGTCGAGGAGTAGTTGAGGTAGGGCAGTCCGTCGTGGCTGAAGCTCACGCGCTGGCCGAACTCGTACTTCCGGGGCTCGTCCTCGTCGCCCACAGGGTACTCGACCACGCCCGTGCCCTCCCAGACACCGACGAGCCAGGACAGCGGGACGAGCTCGGGCGCCAGGCCCTCCGGCAGTTCGATCAACGCTGACCCTTGAACAGCTTCACGACGACGACGACCGAGATGAACGCGATCGCGAGCGACGCCAGGCCGAGGAGGCCCACGTAGAACAGCTCGAGCGCAAGCAGCGAATCCATGCGGCGAGTCTACGCGGCACGCCTGACGGCGCCAGGGCCGGAGGCCGCGGGTCGCTGCCGTGCTCAGCGCGCGAGCAGCACCACGGCCGTGACGAGCACGACCACGAACGCCCCGGAGGACGCGATGCTGATGCGCTCGACCAGCCCGTCCTTCGTCGCGGTGATGAGCTGCAGCACGAAGCTCACGAGCACGCAGAGCACGAACACCAGCAGGAGCCACGCGAACGAGTCCTTCTGCGTGAGCACGAGCACGAGGACGGCCCCGACGACGGCGAGCGCCCAGACCGGCAGGACGGAGGTCAGCCGCAGTCGGCGCTGGTCGAGGGGCGGGACGGGCTCGGTCACGCCGTCCATCATGACAGGGCCGCGCGACCGCCGTCGGCGTCCCGACCGACCGGCCGGTCGGCGGGAGCGTGAGCGGGCATCACTAGGATGGCTCCACGACGTCCCCTCGTTCTGGAGGTCCTGTGGCCCAGCTCCTGGTACTCACCTCAGCCGCGCCCGGCGACGTCCTGCCGAGTCTCGGTCTGCTGAGCCACCGGATCCGCCACGTCCCCGCCGAGGCCGCGCAGCTGGTCAACGCGCCGCAGAGCGACCTGATGTTCGTCGACGCCCGCCTCGACCTGGTGAGCGCCAAGGCCCTGTGCAAGATCCTCGCGACCAGTGGGTCGACGACGCCGGTCATCCTGGTCGTCACCGAGGGCGGCCTCACCGCGGTGAACAGCGAGTGGAACGTCGACGACGTCGTGCTCGAGAGCGCGGGCCCGGCCGAGGTCGACGCCCGCATCCGCCTGACGACCGGCCGCGCCGCGAAGAACCCGACGGGCTCGAAGATCCAGGCGTCCGGCGTCGTCATCGACGAGGCGAGCTACTCGGCGAAGGTGCGGGGCCGGCCGCTCGACCTCACCTTCAAGGAGTTCGAACTCCTGCGCTTCTTCGCCTCGCACCCCTCGCGCGTGTTCACCCGCGAGCAGCTCCTCAGCGAGGTCTGGGGCTACGACTACTTCGGCGGCACCCGCACGGTCGACGTGCACGTGCGGCGCCTCCGCGCCAAGCTCGGCGACCTCGAGTCGCTCATCGGCACGGTCCGCAACGTCGGCTACCGCTTCAACGTGCACGACGACGAGGCCGACCGCCTGGCGGGCCAGTAGTGCTCGCCGTCGTCGAGATGCTCGCCGCCGCGTCCGTCGCGGCCGGAGAGGCACCGCCGTTCTCCGACCAGACGCTGGTCGACGTCCGCGCGGGGCGGGCGACCGTGCTCGGCGACGAGCGCGGTGTCGCCGTGGTGCGCGAGGGTGAGCTCGAGCTCGTCGTCGCCCGGGAGGCCCGTGGGCAGGGCATCGGGTCGGCCCTCGTCGAGCAGGCGCTCGCCCCGGGCGGCGGGGCCGCCGATGCGGGAGCAGCGCGGCCCCGGCTCGCCTGGGCGCACGGCGACCACCCCGCTGCCCGCGCACTGGCGGACCGGCACGGCTGGACTGCCGTCCGCACCCTCCTGCAGCTCCGGGTACCCGTCGCCGGTGCAGCCGAGGACCCCCGCGTGCCGGCCGGGATGTCGCTGTCGACGTTCCGCGCCGGCGAAACCGACGACGAGGACGCCTGGCTCGCCCTGAACGCCGCCGCCTTCGCCCACCACCCGGAACAGGGGCGGATGACCCTCGACGACCTCCGGGCCCGCGAGGCCGAGCCCTGGTTCGACGGCGACGACCTCCTGCTCCTCCGGGACGCCGAGGGCGCGCTCGCGGGCTCGTGCTGGCTCAAGGTCGAGGACGGCGTCGGCGAGTTCTACGCGGTCGCCGTGCGCCCGGACCTGCAGGGGCAGGGGCTCGGCGGCGTGCTCATGCGCGCGGGGTCGGCGCGGCTCGCCGGTCGCGGTCTCGACACGGCGGCGCTCTACGTCGAGGGCGACAACGAGCCGGCGCTCGCGCTCTACCGGCGCTCGGGCTTCACCCAGCACGCCATCGACGTGCAGTACGCCGCAGGTCCCGGCCGGTAACATGACGCGAGGTCGACGAGGGGTCGGCCAGGGGCACTCGGGGGCAACGTGACGGACCAGGGTCGGGCGCAGTACGGCCGCGGCGAACCGCTCGGTGCGTCGTACCGGCTCGTCGACCTGCTCGGCACGGGTGCCACTGGCGAGGTCTGGCGTGCTGAGCACACCGCGACCGGCGAGCACGTCGCCGCGAAGCTCCTCCGCGCCGAGCTCGCGGCGGACCCCGCGATCGTCGAACGGTTCGTCCGTGAGCGCACGGTGCTCCTCGGCCTGCAGCACCCCTCGATCGTCCGGGTCCGCGACCTGGTCGTCGAGGGCGACCGGCTCGCGATCGTCATGGACCTGGTCGGCGGTGGCTCCGCGCGCGACCTGCTCGCCGGCTCCGGAACGCTGCCGCCGCGCGATGCCCTGACGATCACCGCCGAGACGCTCGACGCCCTGGCCGCCGCCCACGCGCAGGACGTCACCCACCGCGACGTGAAGCCCGACAACGTGCTGCTCGCGGCGCCGTGGACCCCCGCGGCGACCGGTGAGGTGCGGGTGTCGGACTTCGGCATCGCATCGGTGATGGCCGACCGGCAGCGCACCACGACCGGGCTGCTCGGCACGCCGCAGTACATGGCGCCCGAGTCGATCAGCCAGGGGCGCTCCGGCCCCGCGGCCGACGTGTACGGCGCCGGGGTGATGCTCTACGAGCTGCTCGCCGGGCGCACCCCCTTCGCCGGACCCGGGACCGACTTCGCCGTCGCCTACCGGCACGTGACGTCGGACCCGCCGCGCCTGGACGTCCCGGAGTCGCTGTGGTCGGCGCTCGCGACGATGCTCGCGAAGGACCCGTCGGCTCGCCCGGCCGCCGCCGACGCCGCCGCGGCCCTCCGCCGCCTCGCGCGGCAGGTCGCCGACGCCCCGGCCCTGAGCCCGTCGTCCGACCCGGACTCGTTCACCGAGGTCGAGCGCCCCGCGACGGTCGTCCGCGGAGTCCGGCAGGAGACCGCCGAACCGGACAGCACACCCGTCGTCGACGTCGGTCCGGCGCCCGAGCTCGGCCCCGCAGGGTCGCAGACCGTCATCCGTCCGCTCGCCCGCCAGCCGCTGCCGACCGCCCGCGAACCGGAGACGCCGCCGCGCAGCCGCTGGCAGCGCCCCGAGTGGCTCGCGAACCGCATGCTCGGACTCGGCGCGCTCGGCGTCGTCCTCGTGGCCGCGCTCGTCGTCGGCGGCGTGGTGTGGCTGCCGGACGCGCTCGGCGGACGCGGGGCCCCGAGCGCTGCCCGGACCGCCCAGGCCGCGAGCGCGTACCAGCAGGACCGTCCGCTCCCGACGGGGTTGTCGACCACGCGCAAGGCGACCGTCGACCCGGACGGCGGGACCGTCGAGCTGTCGATCACCTACGCGGCGCAGTCCGCGACGCTCCGCGGGCCGTTGCTCGAGGTGGTCCCCGGGCTCGGCGAGCGTGACGACTGCCCCGCGGTGACGTGGACCGGTGACGAGGTGACCGGGGCGCGGAACCAGCCCTCGCTGACCGGTGTCGACGTCCGGTGCGGGTGGACGCTCTCGGACGTCGTGGTGCCCGCGGGCGAGGACCTGACCGTCCAGGCGACCGTGCGCCTCGGCGACCTCCCCGACCAGGCCGGGCTGCAGGAGTGGCTCGACGCCGCGGGCACCGCGACCACGACGGCCGTCACCGACCCGTCCGTGACCGGGACCTCGTACCCGGTCCAGCGACTGCAGGGCGTCGAGGTCCGCACCCCCGACCGCACCGTCAGCCAGACCACGCTCCCCGTGACGCTCGTGCCGGTGTGGCCGAGCGGGGCCGACGAGCTGAATCCGCTCTACCGCAGCCCCTCGACCGGCAGGCCGTCGGAGATGCTCACCGACGTCGCCGGAGGTGAGTCCGGGGTCCGCTTCGCCGACGGCTGCTCGGGAGCCTTGGCGGTCTCGTCGGACGGACTCGTGGTGACCGCCCTGTCCGTCGCACCGTCGTGCACGGTCCGGGCGACGGTGGGGAACTTCACGAACCTCGAGAGCTCACCGTTCGGCATCACCACGCGCGACTGAACCCGCGGCTTCTCGGAGCCACGGTCTCGCCCGTGCTCCGTCGTCGACGTCCGTCCCTCGTCCCCCCTCGTGGAGCAGGAACCGTCGGGTCGCGGCGCGCGAGGCGACGCCTCCTGCTCCGTCGGAGGCGCATGCGGGCCGCGGACCCACCGGACGGGAGGCGCGTGGCGGCGGGGTGCTGCGCCTCCCGTCCGGTGGGTCCTGGTTCAGGCGCTGGGCGCTGCCGTCTGCACGAGCCGGACCGACCCGCCCGATGCGGCGTAGCCGCGACCGACCGTCAGCGCGACGGGCGCGCGGCGGGGCAGGGTCACCCCGACCAGCTCGCCGTCGTAGTCGACGTCCGGCTGGAGCAGCACCCCGCACCGTGACTTCCGTACGGCACGCGTCCAGTGACTGTAGAGCGAGCGGAGGTCGGCGGACCGGCCGGCGGCGACCACGCACAGCCCCGGTCGCTCCGACGACAGCAGCGCGGCGATCGACTGGTCGGCGTCGTCGAAGCGCTCGGCGTCGTCGACGAGCAGCAGGACGGGCCCGCGCTCCAGGCGGAGCCCGGCGAGCAACGCGGGGACCTCCTCGGCGCCGACGGCGACGCGGTCGAACGCAGCGTCGGCGAGCGGGGACCGCCGGTCGCAGATCGCCCAGACCGACGGTCGGACGCCCTCGGCGGAGCGCGCCAGGTCCGCCATGGCGAGGAGCACCGTCGACTTGCCGGAGCGGGCAGGGCCGGCGACGAGCACGTGCTCACCGTCGAAGACCTCGAGCGCAGCGGTGCCCAGGTCGTCCTCCGCGATGCCGACCGGCAGGCGCCACGGCTCGGTGTCGAAGCGGGCCGGAGCACCGAGGTCCTGCACCCGGACCGCATCGGGCAGGCGGCCCACGGCGCTCGTCTTCGGAGCGGCGTCCGGCCACGCGGCGGCGACCTCGCCGACCGCCTCGGCGAGCGGCACCGACGGCGTCGCGACGTGGCTCTGCAGCTTCGTCATCGAGTCGATGTACCGTCCCGGCACGGGCGGCGGAACGTCCTTGGGACGCACACCGATCGACGCGTAGTCGTACGGGTCGGCCAGGCGGAACATCCACTTCTGCGTCGTGACTTCGTCCATCGCCGACGGCACGGCCTTCGCGCGGGTCGTGGAGACGGCGAACGAGATGCCGAGCGCGGGCCCCTCCGCGTACACGCGGTACAGGGCGTCGAGCAGCTGCTGGCCCTCGAAGTCCTGGTACTCGTCCCGGAGCGCAGCGAGGCCGTCGATCAGCACGACGGCCCGACGTCCGCCGGGGCTCGCGCGCCGACGCTCGAGGTCCGCACGCAGGTGTCGGAGGAACCGCGCCTGCAGTTCCCCCGCGCCGGCGCCCGAGCCGACGTACGCCGTGGTGTGCGGCAGCTGCGCGAGTGGCGCCAGGTCCCCCGGACCCATGTCGAGGACGAGGAGGTCGAGGTCGTCGGGGCTCGTCGTCCCCGCCAGGCGGAGGGCGAGCGCGGACAGGGCGGTGCTCGTGCCGCTGCCCGGGATGCCCATGAGCACGAGGTTGCCCTCGTCGAGGTCCCAGCCGCCGGCGACCTGGCGCTGGTGGTCCGGGTCGTCGGCGAGCGCGACGGGCACGAAGCGGCGGCCCCCGTCGCCGCTCGGCTCGGGGACGTCCGCGAGGTCGACGCGGTCCCCCAACGCCTCGGGCCAGATCGGACGGGGAGCGGCGTACCCGGCGGCGGCGTTCGCGGCGCGGATCGCCTCGATGAGCACGTCGAGGTCGGTGTCGTCCGACGCGCTCGGCCCGGGTGCCGGTGCCGGTGCCGGGACGCCGAACACGTCCGTCGGACGGACCGAGACCGACTGCTCGACCCGTTCGTCGCGCGCACGACCGGTGACCAGCGCGGTCTGCACCGGGGTGATGTCGTCCTGCCCGAGCTTCACGTAGGCGCGGCCGGTCTGCTGTCGGCCGATGCCGGCGGCGGCGGGGACGCCGATGACGTTCGTCGAGTCCTCGCGGCTCTGCACGCGGAGCGCCACCCGGAGGTTCGTGTTCGCCAGGATGTCCTCGCTCACGACGCCGGCTGGGCGCTGCGTCGCGAGCA
Coding sequences within it:
- a CDS encoding ATP-binding protein, which translates into the protein MDNAWLVPLSMLLGGVFGAGVVVLVITAERTARAADVAERTLPDGVAAVIATMHNPAVVVDPSNTVVAASPQALTVGLVVRRKLVHDELVELVDRVRKSGEMASDDLELPRGRSGELVGYLSFRAAQLGNRYVLVTADDLTESRRIDEVRRDFVANISHELKTPIGAIGLLAETLVLAADDPEHVKRFATQLITESERLGALTKDIIELSRLQSVDTLENSEETSVDKIVQAAVDANEVVARAREIEIVRAKRSKLRVMGDPGLLQVAVSNLIANAVKYSPDHTRVGVGVRSTKGFVEIAVTDQGVGIPEADLDRVFERFYRVDPARSRATGGTGLGLAIVKHVVGNHGGDVRVWSQPGKGSTFTIRLPEADPELTTALEEQLEEQPS
- a CDS encoding response regulator transcription factor, whose protein sequence is MAQLLVLTSAAPGDVLPSLGLLSHRIRHVPAEAAQLVNAPQSDLMFVDARLDLVSAKALCKILATSGSTTPVILVVTEGGLTAVNSEWNVDDVVLESAGPAEVDARIRLTTGRAAKNPTGSKIQASGVVIDEASYSAKVRGRPLDLTFKEFELLRFFASHPSRVFTREQLLSEVWGYDYFGGTRTVDVHVRRLRAKLGDLESLIGTVRNVGYRFNVHDDEADRLAGQ
- the phoU gene encoding phosphate signaling complex protein PhoU: MREVFQQELQDVQERLTEIAGLVESAITRATQAFSESDVALAEEVIADDAKIDAAANSLDEIAIDILARQAPVARDLRVVVTALRVSSSLERMGDMAEHIAQLARQRFPEKVVPKGLRGTFKQMGAHDVQMAQKLTRLLASEDIALAAEIRDEDDAVDELHASVFDFVLGETWKGNPIDTVDATLASRYHERFADHAVSIAKKVEYLATGDWAGASSVTTSPA
- a CDS encoding folate-binding protein YgfZ, which translates into the protein MSVFAGRDGFVATEAGPAAHFGNPVGEQRALASGRAVVELGLGVVTVSGPDRLSWLNSITSQLLTGLEPGVSTETLVLDQSGRVEHAARVVDDGDVTWLLTEAVDAVPLAAWLDSMRFMLRVEVADRSADLVTLGRFDGPAAPDDAAAEWVDPWSSVTPGGWGYAALEAHPASDWTLRIDVVTPDTAAAIAASDTPVAGLLAFEALRIAAWRPALSDVDERTIPHELDWLRSAVHLSKGCYRGQETVAKVHNLGHPPRRVVMLHLDGSDGVLPAPGTPVELDGKDVGRLTASALHHELGPIGLAVVKRSLDPAATLTLSVDHVVVTAAQETIVPPEAGATANVPRLPRLGAVRRS
- a CDS encoding response regulator transcription factor produces the protein MTKILIVDDEPALSEPLEFLLQREGYETSVAADGVTALSKFDAENPDLILLDLMLPGLSGTEVCRQVRTRSNVPIIMLTAKDSEVDIVVGLELGADDYVTKPYSTRELLARLRAVLRRRTEEDPGDSGILQVGGIRMDVERHTVSVDGSETPMPLKEFELLELLLRNAGRVLTRGQLIDRVWGSDYFGDTKTLDVHIKRIRSKIERVPSTPEILVTVRGLGYRIEG
- a CDS encoding FABP family protein yields the protein MIELPEGLAPELVPLSWLVGVWEGTGVVEYPVGDEDEPRKYEFGQRVSFSHDGLPYLNYSSTTWLLDDERTPLAAEMGYWRIDRPNEPGDRGPAMLLGDGPTPFSTVESVETLRNNTDGFDVEAAIIHPTGVNELYVGRVKKGRIDLATDAVMRSPNAKDYSAATRLYGLVEGKLFWAWDIAALGQQLTSHASGQLAKVD
- a CDS encoding AAA family ATPase → MAQVAIVVNGMPGSGKSTVGAALAEVLGCPFLSKDRIKEPLADVVGPMIGSRELGGIAMDTMWSMARAVENGVVLDAVWLPSRDRDRLEAGLTSAGSPRAVEVFCQVDRVTAADRLRDRYEPGTLPVRHEVHGDLADVLAFWDEHGDAAAPVGLPGVPVVRVDTARPYDVGALVQEIADHFV
- a CDS encoding phosphoglyceromutase; this translates as MTSTLVLLRHGNSDWNQKNLFTGWVDVRLSELGEKEAKRAGELIAESGIVPDVLYTSLLTRAIQTADIALLEADLAWLPVKRDWRLNERHYGDLQGKDKAQTLEQYGEQQFMEWRRSFDVPPPPIADDAEWSQAGDRRYADLGDQLPRTESLKLVIDRLLPYWESDITKDLGAGKTVLVTAHGNSLRALVKHLDGISDDDIAGLNIPTGIPLVYELDDDFRPTKPSYYLDPEAAAAGAAAVAAQGAKK
- a CDS encoding class I SAM-dependent methyltransferase, which produces MPIGNVTRGTTGYNRLRRVDRWIAALPALRRTDDPLVADVGYGARPTTTLELRDRLARVRPDVEVTGIEIEPSRVALANAGTRDGVTFRLGGFETPTPGGRRPVVIRAFNVLRQYDESAVVDSWRIMQDRLQPGGALVEGTCNEVGRVASWVTLDDHEPHTFTVSLRVADLELPSIVAERLPKALIHRNVPGERVHAFLLDLDRAWAVAAPLGTYGPRQRWIATVQGMRDRGWPVLHGVTRWRLGELSVPWSAVAPA